Proteins from a single region of Oncorhynchus nerka isolate Pitt River linkage group LG18, Oner_Uvic_2.0, whole genome shotgun sequence:
- the LOC135561859 gene encoding zinc finger protein with KRAB and SCAN domains 1-like: MANCMVFHTQIASIMEVLANAAVAEICKLVDDDYAVFRLEITQSQKENRSLRRKLLELKVARERAERTMRERVLASRPSIKILDRYRGIARGEGHLTGGHRNFVKPSGPNTLRDDQPITVDEGNGASTQHIIVIESAEVAGSGVKQERSEGEEDTLQIQTGLAGAPPVATDEPETTPAQPKTRRSVTEVSGTLNTVLKSETDTETLTVTHRLLHTGSDQMSDPERLGLGRLGCTPAPASEYLLYGNPSPRTVHSHPDSGGASETGNDPSCSYTSEMDPSNIPLVLEAQTDLSRRDWNRCSRSVYSEGCLYKAGEGMAVDEVTVKVEGDIPPTWNADSLLGDGHSQGRYFLDYRESLETNPNVATHYPLHTLRDRDPLSTSMGPSDSHGSVLFDQVLNSNDRTRAQDQRGEATSGNSKDKRFLCMFCNKGFSCPQKVEIHQRVHTGEKPYSCTQCHMRFTQAGNLKRHQRVHTGEKPYGCTQCHMRFAQAGHLKMHLKVHTGERPFTCTHCGKRFSERSYLRIHQQKKHSTL; this comes from the exons atggctaactgtatggtttttcacactcaaatagcctccatcatggaggtgttagcgaatgcagccgtggcagagatctgtaaactcgtagacgacgactatgcagtgtttcgtttggaaataactcaaagccagaaagaaaacaggTCATTGCGGAGGAAACTACTGGAACTGAAGGTGGCACGGGAGCGCGCAGAGAGGACAATGCGAGAGCGCGTCCTCGCCAGTCGGCCAAGTATCAAGATCCTtgacagatacagaggaatagcaaGAG GTGAAGGACATCTCACTGGAGGCCACAGGAACTTTGTGAAGCCATCGGGACCCAATACATTGAGAGATGACCAACCAATCACTGTTGATGAGGGGAATGGAGCCTCAACCCAGCACATTATCGTGATCGAG TCTGCAGAGGTTGCAGGTTCTGGGGTCAAgcaggagaggtctgaaggagaggaggacacactgcAAATCCAGACTGGATTGGCTGGAGCTCCCCCTGTAGCCACGGATGAACCCGAGACCACCCCAGCGCAGCCCAAGACACGACGCAGTGTGACGGAGGTCAGTGGAACGCTGAACACCGTCCTCAAGTCAGAGACCGACACAGAGACTTTAACTGTAACACATAGGCTTTTACACACAGGATCTGACCAaatgtcagacccagagagactggggctggggagaCTGGGCTGCACTCCTGCTCCCGCCTCAGAGTATTTACTTTATGGAAACCCGAGCCCGAGGACGGTTCATTCCCATCCGGACTCAGGTGGCGCGTCAGAGACTGGTAATGATCCGTCTTGTTCTTACACTTCAGAGATGGACCCTAGCAACATTCCGTTGGTTTTAGAGGCACAGACTGATCTGTCTAGACGGGATTGGAACCGGTGCAGTAGAAGTGTATACTCTGAAGGGTGCCTATATAAAGCAGGGGAGGGTATGGCCGTAGATGAAGTGACTGTGAAAGTGGAGGGCGACATTCCTCCCACATGGAATGCAGATAGTCTCCTAGGAGATGGACACTCACAGGGCAGATATTTCTTAGATTACAGGGAAAGCTTGGAGACAAATCCAAATGTCGCTACCCACTACCCTTTACACACGCTCAGGGATCGCGACCCTTTGTCCACGTCGATGGGGCCTTCTGATTCACATGGCAGCGTCCTCTTCGATCAGGTATTGAACTCAAACGACAGGACTAGAGCCCAGGATCAGAGAGGGGAAGCTACATCAGGCAATAGCAAAGATAAACggttcctctgcatgttctgtaacaaaggcttcagctgcccccagaaggtggagatccaccagagggtACACACGggggagaaaccctacagctgtacccagtgtcacatgcGCTTCACCCAGGCTGGaaacctgaagaggcaccagagggtgCACACTGGGGAGAAACCCTATGGCTGTACCCAGTGCCACATGCGCTTCGCCCAGGCCGGTCACTTGAAGATGCACCTAAAGGTCCACACGGGAGAGCGGCCGTTCACTTGTACACACTGCGGGAAGAGGTTTTCAGAGAGGAGctacctcaggatacaccagcagaaaaaaCACTCCACTCTATAA